A DNA window from Streptomyces sp. B21-083 contains the following coding sequences:
- a CDS encoding acyl-CoA thioesterase, with the protein MRHIYRCPLRWADMDAYGHVNNVVFLRYLEEARIDFLFRPDKDFQQGSVVARHEIDYKRQLVHRHAPVDIELWVSRIRAASFTLTYEVKDPDQVYVQASTVVVPFDFATQRPRRITSEEREFLEEYMDDDKADVKAGEEGGAVAA; encoded by the coding sequence TTGCGGCACATCTACCGCTGCCCGCTGCGCTGGGCGGACATGGACGCGTACGGCCACGTCAACAACGTGGTCTTCCTCCGCTACCTGGAGGAAGCCCGTATCGACTTCCTGTTCCGCCCGGACAAGGATTTCCAGCAGGGGTCCGTGGTGGCGCGCCACGAGATCGACTACAAGAGGCAGCTGGTCCACCGGCACGCGCCCGTGGACATCGAGTTGTGGGTCTCGCGGATAAGAGCGGCGTCCTTCACGCTCACCTACGAGGTCAAGGACCCGGACCAGGTGTACGTCCAGGCCTCGACGGTGGTCGTGCCGTTCGACTTCGCGACGCAACGTCCGCGCCGTATCACCTCCGAGGAGCGGGAGTTCCTGGAGGAGTACATGGACGATGACAAGGCTGATGTGAAGGCCGGCGAAGAGGGCGGGGCCGTCGCCGCATGA
- a CDS encoding vWA domain-containing protein, translated as MANFSKSNVPQFSVDVYQNEYLPDGGREVSAIVTVTATGGGTVGTAVAAPHLYSPGQGPDAAVAIMVDCSGSMDYPPTKMRGAREATAAAIDAVRDGVHFTVIGGTHLAKEVYPGGGRLAVADATTREQAKQALRRLTAGGGTAIGTWLRLADRLLSSSEVTIRHGILLTDGRNEHESPEDLKAALDSCAGRFTCDARGVGTDWEVKEVTAIASALLGTADIVADPAGLAADFTQMMETAMGKEVADVALRLWTPVGTEIKFVKQVAPTVEELTGRRTEAGPRAGDYPTGSWGDESRDYHVCVEVPSAGLGQEMLAARVSLVIPQPDGSAQNLGAQGLVRAVWTDDMTASTSINPQVAHYTGQAELAQVIQQGLDARKAGDVDGATAKLGRAVQLASASGNADTAKLLAKVVDVVDAAAGTVRLKAKVEEADEMTLETRSTKTVRVKK; from the coding sequence ATGGCCAATTTCTCGAAGTCGAACGTGCCGCAGTTCTCGGTGGACGTCTACCAGAACGAGTACCTGCCCGACGGCGGCCGCGAGGTCAGCGCGATCGTGACGGTCACCGCGACCGGTGGCGGCACGGTCGGCACCGCGGTCGCGGCACCCCACCTCTACTCACCGGGCCAGGGACCGGACGCGGCCGTGGCGATCATGGTCGACTGCTCCGGCTCGATGGACTACCCGCCGACCAAGATGCGGGGCGCCCGGGAGGCGACGGCAGCCGCGATCGACGCGGTGCGCGACGGTGTGCACTTCACGGTGATCGGCGGCACGCACCTCGCCAAGGAGGTCTACCCGGGCGGCGGGCGGCTCGCGGTCGCCGACGCCACCACCCGCGAGCAGGCCAAGCAGGCGCTGCGTCGGCTGACCGCGGGCGGCGGCACGGCCATCGGCACCTGGCTGCGCCTCGCCGACCGGCTGCTGTCCTCGTCCGAGGTCACCATCCGGCACGGCATCCTCCTCACCGACGGCCGCAACGAGCACGAGTCACCGGAGGACCTGAAGGCCGCCCTGGACTCCTGCGCCGGCCGCTTCACCTGCGACGCACGCGGTGTGGGCACCGACTGGGAGGTCAAGGAGGTCACCGCGATCGCCTCCGCGCTGCTCGGCACCGCCGACATCGTCGCCGACCCGGCCGGCCTCGCCGCCGACTTCACTCAGATGATGGAGACGGCGATGGGCAAGGAGGTCGCGGACGTCGCCCTCAGGCTGTGGACCCCGGTCGGCACGGAGATCAAGTTCGTCAAGCAAGTGGCGCCCACCGTCGAGGAGTTGACCGGCCGCCGCACGGAGGCCGGCCCGCGCGCCGGTGACTACCCCACCGGTTCCTGGGGGGACGAGTCGCGCGACTACCACGTGTGCGTCGAGGTGCCATCCGCCGGCCTGGGCCAGGAGATGCTGGCCGCCCGTGTCTCGCTGGTGATCCCGCAGCCCGACGGCAGCGCCCAGAACCTCGGCGCACAGGGCCTCGTACGAGCCGTGTGGACCGACGACATGACGGCCTCGACGTCGATCAATCCGCAGGTCGCGCACTACACAGGTCAGGCCGAACTGGCACAAGTCATCCAACAGGGTTTGGATGCCCGCAAAGCGGGTGATGTCGATGGTGCAACGGCCAAGCTGGGACGAGCCGTTCAGCTCGCCAGCGCCTCCGGAAACGCGGATACTGCGAAACTGCTTGCGAAGGTGGTGGACGTGGTCGACGCCGCGGCAGGTACTGTGCGACTGAAGGCGAAGGTCGAAGAGGCCGACGAGATGACACTCGAAACACGGTCCACAAAGACTGTTCGTGTAAAGAAGTAA
- a CDS encoding methyltransferase domain-containing protein — translation MRAHAVHKGRDDDLGDLAASARAELVRVIEASGAWDGDPAWREAFEAVPRHLFVPYYYAGAVSGRQRLWGESPDARTRERWMRGAYTDAPLATRIRDGELVSSSSQPSLMAMMLAELEVEDGHHVLEIGAGTGYNAALLAHRLGDAYVTTVDLDPEITESARRHLAAAGHHPVVVTGDGARGVPERAPFDRIIATCTLTSVPRAWLAQCRPGARVLTPFATGLAALTVIDAEHAEGRFLHTSAYFVPLRGESRPEPDIPRLGALPARTRDHELFGFLLALTRGSLDPQEAYALWEREDRPVRERYGITVSGDQEWAWLDEPTGPYAWPLPG, via the coding sequence ATGAGAGCGCACGCTGTCCACAAGGGCAGGGACGACGACCTCGGCGACCTCGCCGCCTCGGCGCGGGCGGAACTCGTGCGGGTGATCGAGGCGAGCGGGGCCTGGGACGGTGATCCGGCCTGGCGGGAGGCGTTCGAGGCGGTGCCGCGGCACCTCTTCGTGCCGTACTACTACGCCGGTGCCGTGTCCGGCCGGCAGCGGCTGTGGGGCGAGAGTCCCGATGCTCGTACGCGTGAGAGGTGGATGCGCGGCGCCTACACGGACGCGCCGCTCGCGACCCGGATCCGCGACGGCGAGCTGGTCTCCTCCAGCAGCCAGCCCTCGCTCATGGCCATGATGCTCGCCGAACTGGAGGTCGAGGACGGGCACCACGTCCTGGAGATCGGCGCCGGTACGGGATACAACGCGGCGCTGCTCGCCCACCGCCTCGGCGACGCGTATGTCACGACGGTGGATCTGGATCCGGAGATCACCGAGTCGGCCCGCCGGCATCTGGCCGCCGCCGGCCACCATCCGGTCGTCGTCACCGGCGACGGCGCCAGAGGAGTGCCCGAGCGTGCTCCCTTCGACCGGATCATCGCGACCTGCACTCTCACCTCGGTCCCGCGCGCGTGGCTCGCCCAGTGCCGTCCCGGCGCCCGCGTCCTGACGCCGTTCGCCACCGGGCTGGCCGCCCTCACGGTCATCGACGCGGAACATGCCGAGGGCCGCTTCCTGCACACGTCCGCCTACTTCGTGCCGTTGCGCGGGGAGAGCAGGCCCGAGCCGGACATCCCACGCCTGGGCGCACTCCCGGCCCGGACGCGCGATCACGAACTGTTCGGGTTCCTGCTGGCGCTCACCCGGGGCAGCCTGGACCCGCAGGAGGCCTACGCACTGTGGGAGCGCGAGGACCGTCCGGTACGGGAGCGGTACGGGATCACCGTCAGCGGCGACCAGGAGTGGGCCTGGCTCGACGAACCCACGGGTCCGTACGCCTGGCCCCTCCCCGGCTGA
- a CDS encoding FHA domain-containing protein, whose product MPTCPNGHQSGSDDWCEVCGHRMAGAVPPPPPPPPAPGYAYPPPGSATGAPGSRSHLSAVPDAEQELCPQCRTPREGGAPFCEECRWNFLTNTATSYTPAAPRPPAPGPGQGYGGGPGGAGPGQRFQPPPPSPAGPSYGGGGDGYDYQSSRPSQINRPAEPIPPFGGDPSRPVPPPPGPTPGGPGGPGGTSPGGPQGYPPAGPGPGGSQGYPPPGPAVTSGGPQGYQPPGGAPQAFQPSNPPFPPAFPQETGRPGGPQSGPGGGFGGGDDDWVISPPSGGPGGQPGPPSPAGGGYGYPQPGPTQAPPSPGGGYGYGQQQQQPLTWSATIGPDREYFMAMMQRSGPEAAGLNLPAYSPEQRRPLTGNQITIGRRRHSTGESPDIDLAVPPEDPGVSHQHAVLVQQPDGSWAVVDQNSTNGTTVNNSEEPIQPFVPVPLQDGDRVHVGAWTTITIRRG is encoded by the coding sequence ATGCCGACCTGCCCGAACGGACACCAGTCGGGTTCCGACGACTGGTGCGAGGTCTGCGGTCACCGCATGGCCGGTGCCGTACCCCCGCCCCCGCCGCCACCCCCGGCGCCCGGTTACGCCTACCCGCCGCCGGGTTCCGCCACCGGTGCGCCCGGCAGCCGCTCGCACCTGTCCGCCGTACCGGACGCCGAGCAGGAGCTGTGCCCGCAGTGCCGCACCCCGCGTGAGGGGGGCGCTCCGTTCTGCGAGGAGTGCCGGTGGAACTTCCTGACGAACACGGCGACCTCGTACACCCCGGCCGCCCCGCGCCCGCCGGCGCCCGGACCGGGCCAGGGGTACGGAGGGGGCCCCGGTGGCGCGGGTCCCGGCCAGCGCTTCCAGCCTCCGCCGCCCAGCCCGGCGGGACCGTCCTACGGCGGCGGCGGTGACGGGTACGACTACCAGAGCTCGCGCCCGTCGCAGATCAACCGCCCCGCCGAGCCGATCCCGCCCTTCGGCGGCGACCCGTCCCGCCCGGTCCCCCCGCCGCCCGGGCCCACCCCTGGTGGCCCCGGAGGTCCTGGCGGTACGTCCCCCGGCGGCCCGCAGGGTTACCCGCCCGCCGGACCCGGACCCGGCGGATCGCAGGGATATCCGCCGCCCGGTCCCGCCGTCACCTCCGGCGGGCCCCAGGGATACCAGCCGCCCGGTGGTGCTCCGCAGGCCTTCCAGCCGTCCAATCCGCCCTTCCCGCCCGCGTTCCCGCAGGAGACGGGTCGGCCCGGTGGTCCGCAGTCCGGTCCCGGCGGCGGCTTCGGCGGCGGTGACGACGACTGGGTGATCTCCCCGCCCTCCGGCGGCCCGGGCGGACAGCCCGGCCCGCCCTCTCCGGCCGGCGGGGGCTACGGCTATCCACAGCCCGGCCCCACCCAGGCCCCGCCCTCCCCGGGCGGCGGCTACGGCTACGGCCAGCAGCAACAGCAGCCGCTGACCTGGTCCGCGACGATCGGCCCGGACCGCGAGTACTTCATGGCGATGATGCAGCGCTCCGGCCCCGAGGCCGCGGGGCTGAACCTGCCCGCGTACTCGCCGGAGCAGCGGCGCCCGCTCACCGGCAACCAGATCACGATCGGCCGCCGTCGTCACTCCACGGGCGAGTCCCCGGACATCGACCTGGCGGTGCCGCCGGAGGACCCGGGCGTCTCGCACCAGCACGCGGTGCTGGTCCAGCAGCCCGACGGCAGCTGGGCGGTCGTCGACCAGAACTCGACGAACGGCACGACGGTCAACAACTCCGAGGAGCCCATCCAGCCCTTCGTCCCCGTACCGCTGCAGGACGGCGACCGGGTGCACGTGGGCGCGTGGACGACGATCACGATCCGCCGGGGATAG
- a CDS encoding globin has translation MGDVKEIPRGTLQEQTFYEQVGGDETFRRLVHRFYEGVAEDPLLRPMYPEEDLGPAEERFTLFLIQYWGGPTTYSENRGHPRLRMRHAPFAVDRAAHDAWLKHMRVAVEELGLSEEHERTLWNYLTYAAASMVNTEG, from the coding sequence ATGGGTGACGTGAAAGAGATTCCGCGCGGCACGCTTCAGGAGCAGACCTTCTACGAGCAGGTCGGCGGCGACGAGACCTTCCGTCGCCTCGTGCACCGGTTCTACGAGGGTGTCGCCGAGGACCCGCTGCTGCGGCCCATGTATCCGGAGGAGGACCTGGGCCCGGCCGAGGAGCGGTTCACGCTGTTCCTGATCCAGTACTGGGGCGGCCCCACGACGTACAGCGAGAACCGCGGCCACCCCCGGCTGCGGATGCGCCACGCCCCCTTCGCCGTCGACCGGGCGGCGCACGACGCGTGGCTCAAGCACATGCGCGTCGCTGTCGAGGAACTCGGCCTCTCCGAGGAGCACGAGCGGACGCTGTGGAACTACCTGACGTACGCGGCGGCCTCGATGGTGAACACAGAGGGCTGA
- a CDS encoding protein phosphatase 2C domain-containing protein, with product MMSQMPEPPPPTALSRCPSCEEPIESGDRFCGACGYDLSAVPPRPGDFPTLTLSGALASAPHPPPEAASVDWPHAPETNSSGTPAPVHLATDLRGTDSGETPLPPVAPATGVRFDRAAGGEPDEYPLQAPAPRAAETATPPAGTKVCVACRAGRVDNDGYCENCGHAQPRERDHMEDEVGPLAAVTDRGLRHHRNEDAYAISHTTLPNRTPALVAIVCDGVSSATRPDEASLAASRAAGDSLMAALPQGTHPQQAMHDAILAASNAVNALADEPAGAREHAPHQNSPACTLVGCVVTPSLLVVGWVGDSRAYWVPLDRSTAPARLTEDDSWAAQMVAAGLMNEAEAYADERAHAITGWLGADAYELEPHTASFKPDRPGVVVVCTDGLWNYAESADELAEVLPPDAASRPLHAAQVLLGHALDGGGHDNVTVAVVPFPAPSQGAGSA from the coding sequence TTGATGTCCCAGATGCCCGAGCCACCCCCGCCGACCGCCCTGTCCCGGTGCCCGAGCTGCGAGGAGCCGATCGAATCGGGCGACCGGTTCTGTGGCGCGTGCGGGTACGACCTGTCGGCCGTGCCCCCGCGCCCCGGTGACTTTCCGACGCTCACTTTGAGCGGCGCCCTCGCGTCCGCGCCGCACCCGCCTCCGGAGGCCGCTTCCGTGGACTGGCCCCACGCGCCCGAGACCAACAGCTCCGGCACCCCGGCGCCGGTTCACCTGGCGACCGACCTCCGGGGCACCGACTCGGGCGAGACCCCGCTCCCGCCGGTCGCGCCGGCGACGGGCGTCCGGTTCGACCGGGCCGCCGGCGGTGAGCCCGACGAGTACCCGCTCCAGGCGCCCGCCCCGCGCGCCGCCGAGACCGCGACGCCGCCGGCCGGCACCAAGGTGTGCGTGGCCTGCCGGGCGGGGCGGGTCGACAACGACGGCTACTGCGAGAACTGCGGGCACGCCCAACCGCGGGAGCGCGACCACATGGAGGACGAGGTCGGCCCGCTCGCCGCGGTCACCGACCGGGGCCTGCGCCACCATCGCAACGAGGACGCGTACGCGATCTCGCACACCACGCTGCCCAACCGCACGCCCGCGCTGGTCGCGATCGTCTGCGACGGCGTCTCCTCGGCGACCCGCCCCGACGAGGCCTCGCTGGCCGCGTCCCGGGCGGCCGGCGACTCGCTGATGGCGGCCCTGCCTCAGGGCACCCATCCGCAGCAGGCGATGCACGACGCGATCCTCGCCGCCTCCAACGCCGTGAACGCGCTGGCGGACGAGCCCGCCGGGGCCCGCGAGCACGCCCCGCACCAGAACTCCCCGGCCTGCACCCTGGTGGGCTGCGTCGTCACCCCGTCCCTGCTGGTCGTCGGCTGGGTCGGCGACAGCCGCGCCTACTGGGTCCCGCTGGACCGCTCCACCGCCCCGGCCCGGCTCACCGAGGACGACTCGTGGGCCGCGCAGATGGTCGCGGCGGGCCTGATGAACGAGGCGGAGGCGTACGCCGACGAGCGCGCCCACGCCATCACGGGCTGGCTCGGCGCGGACGCCTACGAACTGGAGCCGCACACCGCTTCCTTCAAGCCGGACCGGCCGGGTGTGGTGGTGGTGTGCACGGACGGGCTGTGGAACTACGCGGAGAGCGCGGACGAGTTGGCCGAGGTTCTCCCGCCGGATGCCGCGTCGCGTCCGCTGCACGCCGCCCAGGTTCTGCTCGGGCACGCCCTGGACGGTGGGGGCCACGACAACGTAACAGTGGCCGTCGTACCGTTCCCCGCCCCGTCGCAGGGGGCAGGATCGGCCTGA
- a CDS encoding serine/threonine-protein kinase yields MTESEQQKCQRPDCEGSYEDMGGGELYCDTCGLAPVVSSGMVGSPSTGVTGSGRRGSGGGSSSSNSSRASARTSRTSRSSQSRRSVSGRLSRSLSGKSTGRSVSVRSSGSTAGSTGRGRLGAGLVEVPGVPRPDPRSMVLENPEVPERKRFCSRSDCGVPVGRARGEGRPGRTEGFCTKCGHPYSFAPKLHTGDIVRGQYEVVGCLAHGGLGWVYLAVDRAVSDQWVVLKGLLDTGDQDAMAAAISERRFLAETVHANIVRIYNFVEHLDQRTGSLDGYIVMEYVGGKSLKEIANDRRTPDGKRDPLPVEQACAYGIEALEALGYLHSRNLLYCDFKVDNAIQTEDQLKLIDMGAVRRVDDEESAIYGTVGYQAPEVAEVGPSVASDLYTVARTLAVMTFDFQGYTNVFVDSLPDPDHIEVFRQYESFYRLLVRATDPDPARRFASAQEMSEQLTGVLREVVSLQTGRARPALSTLFGPEVKVTDAELFTAMDGDVSRLGARVTAPRGKSSAQAAPALTGATRALTGTPRLVKAIDAGAAALALPVPRVDPTDPNAGFLAGLLASAAGELIAALAVVPAQSTETRLREVRARLENGDAATALEALVELEQDRPDDWRVVWYQGVAALVTGDHEGAALSFDAIYDAFPGESPPKLALGLCAEVLGQLDNAAEYYRLVWTTDPSYVSAAFGLARVQLAAGDRRSAVKTLESVPEASIHYTAARVAAVRARLRQRTALASDAPFLDDLIASAGQVEALAGYGLDAVRRERLSAEVLGCALDWILSQDQVSAPPAVGGRVLLGSDLDERGLRFGLERSYRTLARLAQGGEERIDLVERANRYRPRTWV; encoded by the coding sequence ATGACCGAGTCCGAACAGCAGAAGTGCCAGCGGCCCGACTGCGAGGGAAGCTACGAGGACATGGGCGGCGGTGAGCTGTACTGCGACACGTGCGGACTCGCGCCGGTCGTGTCCAGCGGCATGGTCGGTTCGCCGTCCACCGGGGTCACCGGGAGCGGCAGGCGAGGTTCGGGGGGCGGCAGTTCGTCCTCGAACAGCTCGCGTGCCTCCGCCCGTACCTCCCGCACGTCCCGTTCCTCGCAGTCCCGCCGCTCGGTCTCCGGCCGGTTGTCGCGGTCCCTGTCGGGGAAGTCGACGGGCCGCTCGGTGTCGGTGCGCAGCTCGGGTTCGACCGCCGGGTCGACCGGGCGCGGCCGGCTCGGTGCGGGCCTGGTCGAGGTGCCGGGGGTGCCGCGGCCCGACCCGCGGTCGATGGTGCTGGAGAACCCGGAGGTGCCCGAGCGCAAGCGGTTCTGCTCGCGCTCCGACTGCGGGGTGCCGGTGGGACGGGCACGCGGGGAGGGCCGGCCGGGGCGCACGGAGGGGTTCTGCACGAAGTGCGGGCACCCGTACTCCTTCGCGCCCAAGCTGCACACCGGTGACATAGTGCGTGGCCAGTACGAGGTGGTGGGCTGTCTGGCGCACGGCGGCCTCGGCTGGGTCTACCTCGCCGTGGACCGCGCGGTGTCGGACCAGTGGGTGGTCCTGAAGGGCCTCCTGGACACCGGTGACCAGGACGCGATGGCGGCGGCGATCTCCGAGCGGCGCTTCCTCGCGGAGACCGTGCACGCCAACATCGTGCGGATCTACAACTTCGTCGAGCACCTGGACCAGCGCACGGGCTCGCTCGACGGCTACATCGTCATGGAGTACGTCGGCGGCAAGTCGCTGAAGGAGATCGCCAACGACCGCCGTACCCCGGACGGGAAGCGGGACCCGCTGCCGGTGGAGCAGGCGTGCGCGTACGGCATCGAGGCGCTTGAGGCGCTCGGTTATCTGCACAGCCGCAACCTGCTGTACTGCGACTTCAAGGTCGACAACGCGATCCAGACCGAGGACCAGCTGAAGCTGATCGACATGGGCGCGGTCCGCCGAGTGGACGACGAGGAGTCGGCCATCTACGGCACGGTCGGCTATCAGGCGCCGGAGGTCGCGGAGGTCGGCCCGTCGGTGGCGTCCGACCTGTACACGGTCGCACGCACGCTCGCCGTCATGACGTTCGACTTCCAGGGCTACACGAACGTGTTCGTGGACTCCCTGCCTGACCCCGACCACATCGAGGTCTTCCGCCAGTACGAGTCGTTCTACCGGCTCCTGGTCCGCGCCACCGATCCCGACCCGGCCCGCCGGTTCGCGTCCGCGCAGGAGATGTCCGAGCAGCTGACGGGCGTACTGCGCGAGGTCGTGTCGCTCCAGACGGGCCGGGCCAGACCCGCGCTGTCGACGCTGTTCGGGCCCGAGGTGAAGGTCACGGACGCGGAGTTGTTCACGGCGATGGACGGGGACGTGTCGCGGCTGGGAGCGCGTGTGACGGCGCCCCGGGGGAAATCCTCGGCGCAGGCCGCTCCCGCCCTCACAGGCGCCACCAGGGCGCTCACCGGGACCCCGCGTCTCGTGAAGGCCATCGACGCGGGTGCCGCCGCGCTCGCGCTGCCCGTGCCCCGCGTGGACCCGACCGACCCCAACGCGGGTTTCCTGGCAGGGCTGCTGGCGTCGGCGGCCGGGGAGCTGATCGCCGCACTCGCGGTGGTGCCGGCGCAGTCGACGGAGACCCGGCTGCGTGAGGTGCGGGCCCGGCTGGAGAACGGGGACGCCGCGACCGCCCTGGAGGCGCTGGTCGAGCTGGAGCAGGATCGGCCGGACGACTGGCGGGTGGTCTGGTACCAGGGCGTGGCCGCGCTGGTGACGGGCGATCACGAGGGCGCCGCGCTGTCGTTCGACGCGATCTACGACGCCTTCCCGGGCGAGAGTCCGCCCAAGCTGGCCCTAGGGCTGTGCGCGGAGGTGCTCGGACAGCTCGACAACGCCGCCGAGTACTACCGGCTGGTGTGGACGACCGACCCGAGCTATGTGAGCGCCGCGTTCGGGCTGGCCCGCGTCCAGTTGGCGGCGGGCGACCGCCGTAGCGCCGTGAAGACGCTGGAGTCGGTTCCGGAGGCCTCGATCCACTACACGGCGGCCCGCGTGGCCGCCGTACGGGCGCGGTTGCGGCAGCGGACGGCCCTCGCCTCGGACGCGCCGTTCCTGGACGATCTGATCGCGTCCGCCGGGCAGGTGGAGGCCCTCGCCGGATACGGTCTGGACGCGGTCCGGCGGGAGCGGCTGTCGGCGGAAGTCCTCGGGTGCGCGCTGGACTGGATACTCTCCCAGGACCAGGTTTCCGCCCCTCCGGCCGTCGGGGGGCGGGTGCTGCTCGGCAGCGACCTGGACGAGCGTGGTCTGCGTTTCGGGCTGGAGCGCTCGTACCGGACGCTTGCCCGGCTCGCGCAGGGCGGCGAGGAGAGGATCGACCTGGTGGAACGTGCCAACCGTTACCGCCCCCGGACGTGGGTGTAG
- a CDS encoding glutamate ABC transporter substrate-binding protein has product MNAQRLAGGPRTGLQALRAGLRALRAGLRGWGGVGAMAAVCALAVAFALLLPLTQSHGDGSTGTGGQGVAEGIQARAAADCVNPQEQSPAPSSLDGTTIEKIKARKDRRLIVGVDQNSYRWGYRDPNGGKEAELEGFDIDLVHRIAKDILGDENAVQFKAIPTNQRIPAIKDGRVDMIVRTMTITCSRLDDVSFSAPYFLTGQQVLAPKSSTIKGYDKTLAGKRICSAEGSTALEKLTADKAAKKAAVATADIRTTVPSQLDCLVRLQLGQVDAVVTDGALAASQAAQDPTVELKGDTFTTDYYGVAVKKGANDLAARVNRILEQYRQDGGWQASYDKWLSPTLGSDSESAKAPVPRYK; this is encoded by the coding sequence ATGAACGCACAGCGGCTTGCGGGCGGTCCGCGCACCGGTCTCCAGGCCTTGCGGGCCGGTCTCCGGGCTCTGCGGGCCGGACTGCGGGGCTGGGGCGGTGTGGGGGCGATGGCGGCCGTCTGCGCCCTCGCGGTGGCCTTCGCGCTGCTGCTCCCGTTGACGCAGTCGCACGGCGACGGCAGTACGGGCACGGGCGGCCAGGGGGTCGCCGAGGGCATTCAGGCGAGGGCCGCGGCGGACTGCGTGAACCCGCAGGAGCAGAGCCCGGCGCCGTCCTCCCTGGACGGGACGACGATCGAGAAGATCAAGGCCCGTAAGGACCGGCGGCTGATCGTCGGCGTCGACCAGAACAGCTACCGCTGGGGCTACCGCGATCCGAACGGCGGCAAGGAGGCGGAGCTGGAGGGCTTCGACATCGACCTGGTCCACCGGATCGCCAAGGACATCCTCGGCGACGAGAACGCGGTCCAGTTCAAGGCCATCCCCACCAACCAGCGCATCCCGGCCATCAAGGACGGCCGCGTCGACATGATCGTCCGCACGATGACGATCACCTGCAGCCGTCTGGACGACGTGTCGTTCTCCGCGCCGTACTTCCTCACCGGGCAGCAGGTCCTCGCACCCAAGAGCTCCACGATCAAGGGGTACGACAAGACGCTCGCCGGCAAGCGGATCTGCTCGGCGGAGGGCTCAACCGCGCTCGAGAAGCTGACGGCGGACAAGGCGGCGAAGAAGGCCGCGGTCGCCACCGCCGACATCAGGACGACCGTCCCCAGCCAGCTCGACTGCCTCGTCCGTCTCCAACTCGGCCAGGTGGACGCGGTGGTGACCGACGGCGCGCTCGCCGCGAGCCAGGCGGCACAGGACCCGACGGTGGAGCTGAAGGGCGACACGTTCACCACCGACTACTACGGCGTGGCGGTGAAGAAGGGTGCGAACGACCTGGCGGCACGGGTCAATCGCATACTGGAGCAGTACCGGCAGGACGGCGGCTGGCAGGCGTCGTACGACAAGTGGCTGTCCCCGACGCTGGGCAGCGACTCGGAGTCGGCGAAGGCGCCGGTGCCCCGCTACAAGTGA
- a CDS encoding N-acetylglucosamine kinase codes for MGMTAHVLAVDAGNSKTDVAVVAADGEVLATARGGGFRPPADGLDVAVSGLADAVAEAFTAAGVSAVDRVSACLANADFPVEERQFAAALHARAWGASVDVRNDTFAILRAGITEPRGVAVVCGAGINCVGMTPDGRTARFPALGRVSGDWGGGWGLAEEAMWHAARAEDGRGGPTALMSALPAHFGLPSMYALIEALHLGGVDNARRHELTPVLFATAADGDPVACALVDRLADEVVAMASVALGRLGLLEEETPVLLGGGVLAAQHARLTDRVTELLTARAPKAVARVVTARPVLGAALLGLDHTGAPAEAHARVRRFYEV; via the coding sequence GTGGGCATGACCGCACACGTCCTCGCCGTCGACGCCGGCAACAGCAAGACCGACGTGGCGGTGGTCGCGGCCGACGGGGAGGTGCTGGCCACGGCGCGGGGCGGGGGGTTCCGGCCGCCGGCCGACGGACTGGACGTCGCGGTCTCCGGGCTGGCCGACGCCGTCGCCGAGGCCTTCACCGCCGCCGGGGTCAGTGCCGTCGACCGGGTCTCGGCGTGTCTGGCGAACGCCGACTTCCCCGTGGAGGAACGGCAGTTCGCCGCCGCGCTGCACGCGCGCGCGTGGGGCGCGAGTGTCGACGTACGCAACGACACCTTCGCGATCCTGCGGGCCGGGATCACCGAGCCGCGCGGGGTCGCCGTCGTCTGCGGCGCCGGCATCAACTGCGTGGGGATGACCCCGGACGGCCGCACCGCCCGCTTCCCCGCGCTGGGGCGGGTCTCCGGCGACTGGGGCGGTGGCTGGGGTCTGGCGGAGGAGGCCATGTGGCATGCGGCGCGGGCGGAGGACGGTCGGGGCGGGCCGACGGCCCTGATGTCCGCCCTGCCCGCCCACTTCGGGCTCCCCTCCATGTACGCGCTCATCGAGGCGCTGCATCTGGGGGGCGTCGACAACGCACGGCGCCACGAGCTGACGCCGGTGCTGTTCGCCACGGCGGCGGACGGTGACCCGGTGGCGTGTGCGCTGGTGGACCGGCTGGCCGACGAGGTGGTGGCCATGGCCTCGGTCGCGCTCGGCCGCCTCGGTCTCCTCGAAGAGGAGACCCCGGTTCTGCTGGGCGGGGGTGTACTGGCGGCCCAGCACGCCCGGTTGACCGACCGCGTCACCGAGCTGCTCACCGCCCGGGCGCCCAAGGCGGTCGCCCGGGTGGTGACGGCGCGGCCCGTGCTGGGGGCGGCGCTGCTGGGCCTCGATCACACGGGCGCCCCGGCGGAGGCGCACGCGCGCGTTCGGCGCTTCTACGAGGTCTGA